Below is a window of Myroides profundi DNA.
AAAGTTGTTGGTTATTTCTCTTAAATAAAGAGTAATTTTGCATATTAAATAAATCCGATATAATGTCAAGTATACAAAAATCAGAGGCTGATGTTGTTTTGGTAGGGGCAGGTATTATGAGTGCTACTCTTGGGGTCCTACTGAAAGAGCTGAAACCAAACTTAAAAATTGAGGTTATTGAGCGTCTCGACAGTGCGGCTGCCGAAAGTTCTGATGCAATGAATAATGCCGGAACTGGACACTCTGCGTTTTGTGAATTAAATTATACGCCTGAAAAAGCAGACGGTACAATAGATGCTTCTAAGGCAATCAATATTGTAGAGCAATTCGAAGTTTCTCGTCAATTTTGGTCTTATTTGGTAAATAAGGGAGTCCTTAAAAATCCAAGTAATTTTATCCATACTGTACCTCATATGAGCTTTGTATGGGGAGAAGATAACGTGAACTATCTTAGAAAACGTTATAATGAACTTCAAAAATATCCATTATTTCAAGGAATGGAATTCTCTGATAATAAAGAGAAAATAAAAGAATGGGCTCCATTGATTATGGAGAACAGAAAGGAAAGTGAAGTATGTGCTGCTACACATATGAATCTTGGAACGGATGTTAACTTCGGAGATCTTACTCGTCAATTATTTGACTATCTAAAGAATGAGGATGGAGTTAATATGACTTTTAACTGTGATGTAACAGATATTAAAAAAACTGGTTCTGATTGGACAGTGTCTGCAACTGATAGTAAAGGACAAAAGAAAGTAATCAAATCTAAGTTTGTATTTGTAGGAGCAGGAGGAGGAGCAATCCTTTTATTACAAAAAGCTGATATAACTGAAAGTAAAGGTTATGGAGGTTTCCCTGTTGGAGGAGAATGGTTGGTATGCCGTAATCCTGAAGTAGTTAAGAAACACATGGCTAAGGTATATGGAAAAGCATCTGTAGGTGCACCACCAATGTCTGTACCTCACTTAGATACCAGATTTATTGATGGTAAGCATTCATTACTTTTCGGTCCTTATGCTGGTTTCTCAACAAAATTCTTAAAGAAAGGATCATACTGGGACTTAATTAAGTCATTAGAACTTAATAATATTGGACCAATGTTAGGTGCTGGTCTTCGTAATATGGATTTGACTAAGTATCTAATCGAGCAAGTATTACAGTCTTCAAAATCTCGTTATGCAGCATTGAGAGAATATTATCCAGATGCTAAAGAAGAAGATTGGAAACTTGAAAAAGCAGGACAACGTGTTCAGGTTATCAAAAAAGATAAAGATGGAAAAGGTATCTTACAGTTTGGAACGGAAGTCGTAAGTGCTGCAGACGGATCTATAGCTGCATTATTAGGTGCTTCTCCTGGAGCATCAACTGCAACGCCAATTATGTTAAAGCTTTTATCTCAATGTTTTAAAGAAGAGTTTAAATCTGCAGAATGGCAAAGTAAGTTTAAAGAAATGATTCCTACTTTTGGATTGAAATTAAATGAACATCCAGAATTGGTAGCTACAACTAGAGAAAATACTAGTAAGACTTTAAAAATATATCCACATAATAACTAATGAGAAGCCTCCTAAATAGGAGGCTTTTTTATATAACGACTATTTATAATCCATATATTGAGAAAAGATCTCGTATAGAAATGTAAATAGTGTGTGTTGTGATGAATTTAACTATTATATTTACATACGCTTTTCTCTTGGTTAGATAATGACTTTTTAATTATAAATATTTGATATACATTTTTTTACATAATATGTCTAAATCTCTTTATCTGATTTTTTCTTGTTGGATATTAGTGTTTTTTATGACTAACTGTGATGGTGTAAAGAAGAATGATCTATTACATAAGACTATAAAAGATTATCTAAATGTATATAATCCAAATGCTGTAGATTCGTTAATGTTAAAAAAAGCAGATTCTATAGGAAAACTTATTCTATTACTGCCTAATTCATCTAGCAATAGAGAATTAATAAGAGAATATATAGCTACGACTAAGGCTAATAAACAGTATTGTGATCAATTATACGATTATGCTGTAGAAGATAATGATAGTATAAATATAGCACAAGCTTATTTATTAACAGGACAACATTACTTGAGTACTCAATTATTTGATAGTGCTTATTATTACTTTAATAAAGCAGAAAAACTGTATTTAGAAAAAACTGACTCTTTAAACATAAGTTATATTTATTATATAAAAGCACATGTTTTGAATAAGAATGGAGTCTATTCTGATGCAGAAAAGCTGATTTTACAATCTATTAGTTATAATACTAAAGCAACATCTAGTAAAAGTAGGTATCAACAATATTTTACAATAGGTGATGTATTTAGCGGATTAGGAATGTATGATGATGCATTACACTTTTATGAACAAGCATTTAATCTACTTCTAGATAAGACTACTATATTAGAGGAGTCTGAAGCATATATTAACCTAAGTAAAACATATTTAGTAGATAATGTAGCTAAGGTGTACATAAAACAAAAAAGGTATCTTGAAGCTAAAAATCTATTGTTAGAAGGTATAGGTGAGTATATAAATTTTACAGATATCACTAGTGAAAGGTATTATGCATATTTAGCAATTAGCCTCGCTTTTGTAAAGTTAAAAACAAATGATTATAAAGGAGTAACTGCTTTAATAGACCATAGTGTTGATATTGGTAGAAAGAATAAGAATAGAGTAATTGTTCATAGAGCTGAATTAGTACTAGCAGAATATTATTTTTTAACTCAACAAAGTAAATTAGCTCTCCCCTTAATAGAGCGCGTGTTAGGAGAGGTACGTAATGTTGGGGATTTTGAGAGTCAGTTAAAAGCTCTAGAACTCTTAATATCTTATGATTTAGAAAGGTCTGATATCTTTTTTCTTGAACACCTTAGGATTAGTAAGATGTATAAAGGTGAAGAAGGTTTGGTTAAGAATAGTTTTATGAAAATAAAACAAGAAGCAGACTCTTTAAGTGAATTGAATAAAGCTTTATTAGAAAGAAA
It encodes the following:
- a CDS encoding tetratricopeptide repeat-containing sensor histidine kinase; its protein translation is MTNCDGVKKNDLLHKTIKDYLNVYNPNAVDSLMLKKADSIGKLILLLPNSSSNRELIREYIATTKANKQYCDQLYDYAVEDNDSINIAQAYLLTGQHYLSTQLFDSAYYYFNKAEKLYLEKTDSLNISYIYYIKAHVLNKNGVYSDAEKLILQSISYNTKATSSKSRYQQYFTIGDVFSGLGMYDDALHFYEQAFNLLLDKTTILEESEAYINLSKTYLVDNVAKVYIKQKRYLEAKNLLLEGIGEYINFTDITSERYYAYLAISLAFVKLKTNDYKGVTALIDHSVDIGRKNKNRVIVHRAELVLAEYYFLTQQSKLALPLIERVLGEVRNVGDFESQLKALELLISYDLERSDIFFLEHLRISKMYKGEEGLVKNSFMKIKQEADSLSELNKALLERNKLLSIISISLLVIISIGFFLYLYHLKIRKVGLIKMFQRDTEHYYNSVINVQKYLTLAKDGERTVIAKELNDKVINRLFATRFTLAQLQKEEIKIHKDILVNEILEVESYIRNVSHSLVNEDSAKVQDFKQLIIELIIVQNRRSDIDFSIEIDSKLDLEALDHRKRINIYRSIQEVLLNVVLHSNASKCVVYIKSKTPVSFEISIIDNGEGFESRLVKKGNGLSNVKRRIGIIEGKLFIISKKQKGTKVFFIIFF
- a CDS encoding malate:quinone oxidoreductase — protein: MSSIQKSEADVVLVGAGIMSATLGVLLKELKPNLKIEVIERLDSAAAESSDAMNNAGTGHSAFCELNYTPEKADGTIDASKAINIVEQFEVSRQFWSYLVNKGVLKNPSNFIHTVPHMSFVWGEDNVNYLRKRYNELQKYPLFQGMEFSDNKEKIKEWAPLIMENRKESEVCAATHMNLGTDVNFGDLTRQLFDYLKNEDGVNMTFNCDVTDIKKTGSDWTVSATDSKGQKKVIKSKFVFVGAGGGAILLLQKADITESKGYGGFPVGGEWLVCRNPEVVKKHMAKVYGKASVGAPPMSVPHLDTRFIDGKHSLLFGPYAGFSTKFLKKGSYWDLIKSLELNNIGPMLGAGLRNMDLTKYLIEQVLQSSKSRYAALREYYPDAKEEDWKLEKAGQRVQVIKKDKDGKGILQFGTEVVSAADGSIAALLGASPGASTATPIMLKLLSQCFKEEFKSAEWQSKFKEMIPTFGLKLNEHPELVATTRENTSKTLKIYPHNN